A single Rhinolophus ferrumequinum isolate MPI-CBG mRhiFer1 chromosome 12, mRhiFer1_v1.p, whole genome shotgun sequence DNA region contains:
- the TUSC1 gene encoding tumor suppressor candidate gene 1 protein: ASNRRPPPPLLLRCCPGRPAGPLIAGASARGPSALSAGSAVRTGPMWRMRGGATRRGSCGGGDSGGDRRGQGRPGRVRGGGSSGSVGWRGRAGGARQQLEERFADLAASHLEAIRARDERDRQNVRLREENARLRLENRRLKRENRSLFRQALRLPGEGGDAAPAEATRETPDPEEASTNKRARGAGPEDDPGSPRALRARLEKLEAMYRRALLQLHLEQQGPRTRGDKEQPTLREPEPGLRPTDPEPPESWQ; the protein is encoded by the coding sequence GCCAGCAACCGCCGCCCgccacctcctctcctcctccgCTGTTGCCCCGGCCGCCCCGCTGGGCCCCTAATCGCCGGCGCCTCGGCGCGTGGCCCCTCGGCCCTCAGCGCTGGCAGCGCGGTACGGACGGGACCGATGTGGCGCATGCGTGGTGGCGCCACCAGGCGCGGGAGCTGCGGCGGCGGGGACAGCGGCGGGGATCGTCGCGGGCAGGGCCGCCCAGGCCGGGTTCGTGGGGGTGGCAGCAGCGGCAGCGTGGGCTGGCGAGGCCGAGCGGGCGGCGCCCGACAGCAGCTGGAGGAGCGGTTCGCCGACCTGGCGGCGAGCCATCTGGAGGCCATCCGCGCGCGAGACGAGCGGGACCGGCAGAACGTGCGGTTGCGCGAGGAGAACGCCCGTCTGCGGCTGGAGAACCGGCGACTGAAGCGCGAGAACCGCAGCCTCTTCCGTCAGGCTTTGCGGCTTCCCGGAGAGGGCGGCGACGCGGCGCCCGCGGAGGCGACGAGGGAGACCCCGGACCCTGAAGAGGCAAGCACCAACAAGAGGGCGCGCGGCGCTGGCCCGGAGGACGATCCCGGCAGCCCCAGGGCCCTGAGGGCCCGCCTTGAGAAGCTGGAGGCCATGTACCGCCGGGCCCTGCTGCAGCTGCACCTCGAGCAGCAGGGACCGCGCACGCGTGGGGACAAGGAGCAACCGACCCTGCGTGAACCCGAGCCTGGCCTCCGACCCACGGACCCGGAGCCCCCAGAGTCCTGGCAGTAG